The proteins below are encoded in one region of Arenibacter algicola:
- the galK gene encoding galactokinase, with the protein MPFPENFTPDLVVESPGRINLIGEHTDYNLGYVLPTAIEKKITFKFIRNNSDKECNLYSLGYNTGFTLQLDNIARSNVEWENYILGVLNEILLRTDKLRGFDCTIESKLPMGSGLSSSAALECGLAFGLNELFDLGLSKMDIVQLSQKAEHTFVGTQCGIMDQFASVMSEKGHVILLDCKTLEHQQIPIKIDPYKMIMLNTKVSHNLASSEYNTRKRECEEGVAIIQKQYPEVRSLRDVTATMIQEFKQTMDATLFKRCSFIVSENDRVLQTANALKANDLKVFGALLYEAHEGISKLYEVSCPESDFLVDFSKQYDAVLGARQTGGGFGGCTLNIVHKDKVEAFVKEATSAYKEAFNIELEAFEVQPSAGTYIQN; encoded by the coding sequence ATGCCGTTTCCTGAAAATTTCACCCCTGATTTAGTCGTTGAATCCCCTGGAAGGATCAATCTGATAGGGGAGCACACAGATTATAATCTTGGCTATGTATTGCCTACGGCCATAGAGAAAAAAATTACTTTTAAATTCATTAGGAACAATTCGGATAAGGAATGTAACCTTTATAGTTTGGGTTACAATACCGGGTTCACCCTTCAATTGGATAATATTGCAAGGAGCAATGTGGAATGGGAAAATTACATATTGGGCGTATTAAATGAAATTTTGTTGAGAACGGATAAGTTGAGAGGGTTCGACTGTACTATTGAAAGTAAATTGCCAATGGGTTCGGGTCTTAGTTCTTCTGCTGCTTTGGAATGTGGATTGGCATTTGGACTCAATGAACTGTTTGATCTAGGACTTTCCAAAATGGATATTGTGCAACTTTCGCAAAAGGCGGAGCATACCTTTGTAGGAACCCAATGTGGAATCATGGATCAATTTGCTTCTGTAATGAGTGAAAAGGGACACGTTATTTTGTTGGATTGCAAGACACTGGAACATCAGCAAATCCCCATAAAAATAGACCCGTATAAGATGATCATGCTGAATACAAAAGTGTCGCATAACTTGGCCTCCAGCGAGTATAATACTAGGAAGCGGGAGTGTGAGGAAGGTGTAGCCATCATTCAGAAACAATATCCGGAAGTAAGGTCGTTAAGGGATGTAACAGCTACTATGATTCAAGAATTTAAGCAGACAATGGATGCAACACTTTTTAAAAGATGCAGTTTTATTGTTAGTGAAAACGATAGGGTGTTACAGACTGCCAATGCTTTAAAGGCCAATGATTTAAAAGTTTTTGGAGCCTTACTATATGAGGCACATGAAGGGATCAGCAAATTATACGAAGTAAGCTGTCCGGAGTCTGATTTTTTGGTTGATTTTTCAAAGCAGTATGATGCTGTGTTAGGGGCTAGGCAAACCGGTGGTGGATTCGGAGGTTGTACCTTGAATATTGTCCATAAAGACAAGGTGGAGGCGTTTGTGAAGGAAGCCACGAGTGCATATAAAGAGGCTTTCAATATTGAATTGGAGGCGTTTGAGGTACAACCTAGTGCCGGAACTTACATTCAAAATTAA
- a CDS encoding chaperone modulator CbpM has translation MEQEYILITDFCMSYNIETHFVMELYEYGLVDVVVKEDTHYLPIQQLPKAEKILRLHSDLDINLEGIAVITRLLKRMEKMQNEITQLKNKLDLYR, from the coding sequence ATGGAACAGGAATATATACTGATTACCGATTTTTGCATGAGTTACAATATAGAAACCCATTTCGTGATGGAGCTTTATGAGTACGGACTGGTAGATGTCGTAGTTAAAGAAGATACACATTATCTTCCCATTCAGCAATTACCAAAAGCGGAAAAAATACTTAGACTCCATTCCGATCTAGACATCAACTTGGAAGGCATAGCGGTTATTACCCGACTACTAAAAAGGATGGAGAAAATGCAAAATGAAATTACCCAACTCAAAAATAAATTGGATCTATACAGATAG
- the trxB gene encoding thioredoxin-disulfide reductase translates to MADKVERLKTLIIGSGPAGYTAAIYASRADLKPVLYTGMEPGGQLTTTTEVDNFPGYPDGVDGPTMMMQLQKQAERFGTEVRIGMATAVDFSDEVGGIHKVTIDDSKVIEAETVIISTGATAKYLGIPSEQKLRGGGVSACAVCDGFFYKGQEVAIVGAGDTAAEEASYLANICKKVTMLVRRDEMRASKAMQHRVNSLDNIEIRYNREVDTVLGDQVVEGLRMVNNITGEKEDIAITGLFIAIGHKPNTDIFKGQLEMDETGYIITQGKTTKTSKPGVFASGDVQDKEYRQAVTAAGTGCMAALDAERYLATIESHQEVSS, encoded by the coding sequence ATGGCAGATAAAGTAGAGCGTTTAAAAACGTTGATTATTGGTTCGGGACCTGCAGGCTATACTGCAGCTATATATGCATCTAGGGCAGATCTAAAGCCGGTGTTGTATACGGGAATGGAACCTGGTGGACAATTGACCACAACAACAGAGGTAGATAACTTTCCTGGATACCCAGATGGAGTTGACGGACCTACAATGATGATGCAATTACAGAAACAGGCCGAAAGATTTGGTACTGAGGTACGTATAGGTATGGCTACCGCTGTTGATTTTAGCGATGAAGTAGGTGGAATACACAAGGTTACCATAGACGACAGTAAGGTTATAGAAGCGGAAACCGTAATTATTTCCACGGGTGCTACGGCGAAATATTTAGGTATCCCTAGCGAACAAAAACTTCGTGGAGGTGGTGTATCTGCATGTGCAGTATGTGATGGTTTCTTTTATAAAGGACAGGAAGTAGCTATTGTAGGGGCAGGGGATACTGCTGCTGAAGAGGCTTCTTATTTGGCCAATATATGTAAAAAAGTTACTATGTTGGTACGAAGGGACGAAATGCGTGCTTCTAAGGCTATGCAACATAGGGTAAACAGCTTGGACAATATAGAAATTCGTTATAACAGGGAAGTGGATACCGTTTTGGGCGATCAGGTAGTGGAAGGTTTAAGAATGGTGAACAATATTACCGGTGAAAAAGAGGACATTGCAATTACAGGATTGTTCATTGCTATTGGCCATAAACCAAATACCGATATTTTTAAGGGGCAACTGGAAATGGACGAAACAGGGTATATAATTACCCAAGGTAAAACTACCAAAACTAGTAAGCCAGGGGTATTTGCCAGTGGGGATGTCCAAGACAAGGAATATAGGCAGGCTGTTACGGCTGCCGGTACCGGCTGTATGGCGGCACTTGATGCGGAACGATATTTGGCGACCATAGAAAGCCATCAAGAAGTTTCGTCTTAG
- a CDS encoding DnaJ C-terminal domain-containing protein produces MKFIDYYKILGLDKSASQSEIKKAYRKLARKHHPDVNPNDKEAEKKFKEINEANEVLSDPEKRKKYDKYGKDWEHAEEFEKARASQQSAYGSGGQSYSQSYGEHDFSDFFESMFGGSGGFSGRGRARFRGQDLNAELKLHLRDVFTTHKQTLNVNGKNIRITVPAGIENGQTIKISGHGGPGHQGGPKGDLYITFGIINDTAFRRDGNNLYTTVNLDLYTALLGGEIMVNTFDGQVKLKVKPETQNGTKVKLKGKGFPVYKKQDVYGDLYITYNLVTPTNLTAKEKELFKELANLRK; encoded by the coding sequence GTGAAATTTATAGACTACTACAAAATCTTGGGATTGGACAAAAGCGCCAGTCAAAGCGAAATAAAAAAGGCCTATCGGAAATTGGCCAGAAAACATCATCCAGATGTTAACCCCAATGACAAGGAGGCCGAAAAAAAGTTTAAGGAAATCAATGAAGCCAATGAGGTACTTAGCGATCCGGAAAAACGAAAAAAATACGACAAATACGGAAAGGATTGGGAGCATGCGGAAGAGTTTGAAAAAGCTAGGGCGTCCCAACAATCAGCCTACGGAAGTGGCGGTCAAAGCTATTCGCAAAGCTATGGAGAACATGATTTCTCTGACTTTTTCGAATCCATGTTTGGGGGTTCCGGTGGCTTTTCAGGAAGGGGAAGGGCCCGTTTTAGGGGCCAGGATCTAAATGCCGAGTTAAAATTGCACCTTAGGGATGTATTTACTACACACAAACAAACCCTTAATGTGAACGGTAAAAATATCAGAATTACAGTTCCTGCCGGAATTGAGAATGGGCAAACCATAAAAATTAGCGGTCATGGAGGTCCGGGCCATCAGGGAGGTCCTAAGGGCGACCTTTATATTACCTTTGGCATCATAAACGACACGGCCTTTAGAAGGGATGGCAACAACCTATACACTACTGTAAACCTGGACTTATATACAGCCCTTTTAGGCGGTGAAATAATGGTGAATACGTTTGACGGACAGGTGAAATTAAAGGTTAAACCAGAAACGCAGAACGGCACCAAAGTTAAATTAAAAGGCAAGGGCTTCCCTGTATACAAAAAACAGGACGTTTATGGGGATCTATATATTACCTACAACCTTGTTACCCCTACCAATTTAACGGCAAAAGAAAAAGAACTTTTTAAGGAATTGGCTAACCTGAGAAAATAA
- a CDS encoding universal stress protein, which translates to MKNILIPTDFSDNAYKAISYAVHLLKEENCTFHLLHTYTPAIYQSEYLLHSPGQLGLGDIYRTDSETKLEDLKQKVISEFNNPKHHFKTYSAFSVLMEAIDELVESKKIDLLIMGTQGATGAKEIFLGSSTVHTIKRAKCPVLAIPFDFDVKMPTKILFPTDYEIDYNYELIKQVLFIAKVHKSTLDIMHVRSSYELNEEQKKNKSKLHHLLAETKHKFHELPDQGIIEAINSIQSELKPQMLVMVKNKHSFLENLFLKPVINQIGFHSSIPFMVLPYHLLG; encoded by the coding sequence ATGAAAAATATTTTGATACCCACGGATTTTTCCGATAATGCCTATAAGGCTATTTCCTATGCAGTTCATTTGCTTAAAGAGGAGAATTGTACCTTTCATTTGTTGCATACCTATACTCCCGCCATTTATCAGTCCGAATATTTATTGCACAGTCCGGGACAATTGGGGTTAGGTGACATTTATCGTACAGATTCCGAAACAAAATTGGAAGATCTAAAACAAAAGGTCATTTCTGAATTCAATAACCCAAAACATCATTTTAAAACCTATAGTGCCTTCAGTGTTCTTATGGAGGCTATTGATGAACTGGTAGAAAGTAAAAAAATAGACCTTTTAATTATGGGAACCCAAGGAGCTACTGGGGCAAAAGAAATATTTTTGGGCAGTAGTACCGTACATACCATTAAAAGGGCAAAATGCCCTGTATTGGCAATCCCCTTCGATTTTGATGTAAAGATGCCCACGAAAATTCTATTTCCAACCGATTATGAAATTGACTACAATTATGAATTGATAAAGCAGGTATTGTTTATAGCCAAGGTACATAAATCAACTTTGGATATTATGCATGTACGATCCAGTTATGAGCTCAACGAAGAGCAGAAAAAGAACAAAAGCAAATTACACCATTTACTTGCGGAAACTAAACATAAGTTTCATGAATTGCCGGATCAAGGAATTATAGAAGCCATTAATAGTATTCAATCCGAGTTGAAGCCCCAAATGTTGGTGATGGTAAAGAACAAGCACAGTTTTTTGGAGAATCTATTTTTAAAACCTGTAATAAATCAAATTGGTTTTCATTCAAGTATCCCTTTTATGGTTTTGCCTTATCACTTATTGGGGTAG
- a CDS encoding formylglycine-generating enzyme family protein, protein MQKINVLGVFLILALMVQCKEDKKSVDKVESSAPMTVVAESVVDTTPILIEKPENIKAPDGMVWIPGGEFIQGAVPQDKMAMDHEKPAHMVKVNGFFMDVTEVTNAQFAIFVKETGYVTVAERAIDWEEMKTQVPEGTPKPHDSILQPGSLTFKKTKTSVPNLYDFSQWWNWTIGANWKQPNGPGSSIKGKDNEPVVQVAYEDALAYCEWAGRRLPTEAEWERAARGNKTESIYFWGDEDSNLSQMANTWEGEFPVTNSKADGYEQRAKVKSYPPNDFGLYDMAGNVWEWTSDWYNTNYYKELGALNGPVVNPQGAATPYNPNMPYAKEKVMRGGSFLCNASYCASYRISSRMASSLDSSLEHLGFRTVATVDMLTKEE, encoded by the coding sequence ATGCAAAAAATTAATGTTTTAGGTGTCTTTTTAATACTGGCTTTGATGGTACAATGTAAGGAGGATAAGAAGTCGGTCGATAAGGTTGAAAGTAGTGCCCCAATGACTGTTGTTGCGGAATCGGTAGTCGACACAACTCCTATTTTGATAGAAAAACCGGAAAATATAAAAGCACCGGATGGCATGGTATGGATTCCCGGGGGTGAGTTTATCCAAGGTGCCGTACCCCAAGATAAAATGGCAATGGACCATGAAAAGCCTGCGCACATGGTAAAAGTAAATGGGTTTTTCATGGATGTTACGGAGGTGACCAATGCCCAATTCGCAATATTTGTTAAGGAAACAGGTTATGTTACTGTGGCCGAGCGGGCAATAGATTGGGAGGAAATGAAAACCCAGGTTCCAGAGGGTACACCCAAACCCCATGATTCTATTTTACAACCGGGCTCTTTGACCTTCAAAAAAACTAAAACTTCTGTGCCCAACCTATACGATTTTTCACAATGGTGGAACTGGACCATAGGGGCCAATTGGAAACAACCCAACGGACCGGGAAGCAGCATTAAAGGAAAGGATAATGAACCTGTGGTACAAGTGGCCTACGAGGATGCTCTGGCCTATTGTGAATGGGCCGGTAGAAGATTGCCTACCGAGGCTGAGTGGGAAAGGGCTGCCAGAGGTAATAAAACCGAAAGTATCTATTTCTGGGGCGATGAGGACTCCAATTTGTCCCAAATGGCAAATACCTGGGAAGGGGAATTTCCGGTAACCAATAGCAAGGCCGATGGTTATGAACAGCGCGCCAAAGTTAAATCCTATCCTCCCAATGATTTTGGCCTATACGATATGGCCGGTAATGTATGGGAATGGACCAGCGATTGGTACAATACCAATTACTATAAGGAATTGGGAGCCTTGAATGGTCCTGTGGTAAATCCCCAAGGAGCAGCCACTCCATATAATCCAAATATGCCCTATGCCAAGGAAAAGGTTATGAGGGGAGGATCCTTTCTTTGCAATGCTTCTTATTGTGCCAGTTATAGGATTTCCTCCAGGATGGCTTCCAGCTTGGATTCTTCCTTGGAGCATTTGGGATTTAGGACAGTAGCTACAGTAGATATGCTTACAAAAGAAGAATAA
- a CDS encoding UDP-glucose--hexose-1-phosphate uridylyltransferase, protein MTNSFNDNPHRRLNILTGEWILVSPHRTKRPWQGKTEKSATTDLPVYDPSCYLCPTNERMGGEFNPSYEKPYSFVNDFSALLPNVKEESYKNGLLYAESESGICKVVCFSPNHSLTLPLMSVSEIADVISLWQKEYKELGAVDGINHVQIFENKGGIMGCSNPHPHGQIWAQNKIPQEVHKKIGNLQTYWEKHGRSILEDYLEQELQLDERVIVENEHFVALIPYWAVWPYETMILPKKKLAHIGLLSESEKISYAEILKQLTIKYDNIFNTSFPYSAGIHQAPTDGKDHPEWHFHMSFYPPLLRSATVKKFMVGYEMFANPQRDITAEQAAETMKSLSNEHFSQLG, encoded by the coding sequence ATGACAAATAGTTTTAATGACAATCCCCATAGAAGGTTAAATATTTTAACAGGAGAATGGATTTTGGTTTCTCCCCATAGGACCAAAAGGCCATGGCAGGGAAAGACCGAAAAAAGTGCTACTACTGATCTGCCGGTTTATGACCCTTCATGTTATCTTTGCCCTACTAACGAAAGAATGGGAGGGGAGTTCAATCCCAGTTACGAAAAACCATATTCCTTTGTCAACGATTTTTCGGCCCTATTGCCCAATGTAAAGGAAGAGTCCTATAAAAATGGCCTGTTGTACGCCGAATCCGAATCAGGTATCTGTAAGGTAGTTTGCTTTTCGCCCAATCACTCCCTTACTTTACCCTTAATGTCCGTTTCGGAAATTGCGGACGTAATCTCTCTTTGGCAAAAGGAGTATAAGGAATTGGGGGCTGTAGACGGCATTAATCACGTTCAGATTTTTGAAAATAAAGGAGGCATAATGGGGTGTAGCAACCCTCACCCGCATGGACAAATTTGGGCACAGAATAAAATTCCACAGGAAGTACATAAGAAAATAGGAAATCTGCAGACTTATTGGGAAAAGCATGGTAGAAGTATTTTGGAGGATTATTTGGAACAGGAATTACAGTTGGATGAGCGCGTTATAGTCGAAAACGAGCATTTTGTAGCGCTTATTCCGTACTGGGCAGTATGGCCTTATGAGACAATGATCCTTCCCAAAAAAAAATTGGCACATATCGGTTTACTATCCGAGTCCGAAAAGATATCCTACGCAGAGATCCTAAAACAGCTTACTATTAAGTACGATAATATATTTAACACTTCCTTTCCATATTCTGCAGGAATACATCAGGCACCTACAGATGGCAAGGACCATCCGGAATGGCATTTCCATATGTCATTTTACCCACCCTTATTGCGTTCGGCAACTGTAAAAAAGTTTATGGTAGGTTATGAAATGTTTGCCAATCCACAACGCGATATTACGGCGGAACAGGCGGCCGAAACAATGAAGTCTTTATCCAATGAACACTTTAGTCAACTAGGTTGA
- a CDS encoding SusC/RagA family TonB-linked outer membrane protein, with product MIQKLLLLCTFMLTWHGFAQNVSGNVKDESGMPLPGVTVLIVGTNTGTTTDFDGNFIIAAKQGDIVRFSYLGMKSQDITVRSNAELSIVLSEDASALDEVVVTAFGVEKKQKSLGYSVTQVNTEDLNLAGQSNPMESLQGRVAGVQINRTSGSSGGGVDILIRGITSVNPSRSNQPLIVVDGIALNNDTFSGEVRPSAGSNSASSSEQFAFSNRAGDINPEDIESFNVLKGAAATALYGVRASNGAIIITTKKGKQGKAKINVTASTTFRDIQTTPSLQTTYREGFSGAPRTLYDPDSETGFNRVQNATSFYSWGPRYSDDSYTLSNGTVVDLTGDKFYSPYDIFRTGFNSQVNVSISGANEKLDYFLSMGKDQEDGVLPNTDYGKNNFRFKAGYKISDQLTLNSSIAYTKSGGRRANGGDKSVMSALSYFSGTFPINDYMNADGTERDYSFGIIDNPRYLMETSSLIDDVNRWIGNATLNWSPKEWVNVTYAAQIDNYSDQRNRYVGADLDGGSQVGGFILNQNINFTGLESNLLVAFTKDWSDDFTTDLTLGHQISDSKREYAQARGEGLNVPGINEIGNTINYFLDNSVTQLRNVGAFGELKLGYKDKLFLTVTGRNDWLSTLPKENRSFFYPSASLAYDVSDVFGDNDVFTFGKLRASWAEVGKGPGFGDVGQYFVVDGDFPFGSAGGYRRSTLLGDLDIVPERNQSTEFGADLRFMKDRIRLDYAYYKTRVKDQIFTVGTAYSSGLSGITRNAGDYEVFGHELLVSADIIRSKDFRWELILNWSTSEGKVLEIPEDIESIIFADSGFAGITSEIRAGDKMGNLYGYKWRYEDGQRYLDADGFPEIVLDERVKVGNAFPDFISSLGSNFKWKGIGFNFLLEYKEGGDLYDSGLRNSIRNGNPLSTLVRDEEVVLEGVMDNGSGGYTANTTPALIDQNYYRNSNVYNRAAEVLVQDASWVKLRNVSLSYDMDNKFTRDLKMEKLSLSVSASNILVWTPFDGYDPEGNQYSAGSNVYGFTGLSVPLSQSYSFGLNISF from the coding sequence ATGATACAAAAACTATTGTTGTTGTGCACTTTCATGCTCACTTGGCATGGCTTTGCACAAAATGTTTCCGGTAACGTAAAAGATGAAAGTGGTATGCCACTTCCAGGGGTTACCGTTTTAATTGTTGGGACCAACACAGGTACCACCACTGACTTTGATGGTAATTTTATAATTGCCGCCAAGCAGGGAGATATTGTGCGCTTTTCGTACTTAGGAATGAAATCGCAGGATATCACGGTTAGATCAAATGCCGAATTAAGTATTGTCTTATCTGAAGACGCCAGTGCTTTGGACGAAGTAGTGGTCACGGCTTTTGGTGTGGAGAAGAAACAAAAATCCTTGGGATACTCCGTAACCCAGGTTAACACTGAAGACCTAAACCTGGCGGGGCAATCAAACCCTATGGAGAGTTTGCAAGGTAGGGTTGCCGGGGTTCAAATCAATAGAACATCTGGATCCTCAGGTGGCGGTGTGGATATCTTGATTAGGGGTATTACTTCCGTTAATCCAAGTAGGAGCAATCAACCTTTAATTGTTGTTGACGGGATAGCCCTGAACAACGATACTTTTTCCGGGGAAGTCAGGCCCAGTGCAGGGTCCAATTCCGCTAGTAGTTCCGAACAATTTGCCTTTTCCAACAGGGCTGGGGATATCAACCCTGAGGACATTGAAAGTTTCAACGTGCTAAAAGGAGCTGCCGCAACCGCACTTTACGGAGTAAGGGCGTCCAACGGTGCCATAATCATTACTACAAAAAAAGGTAAACAAGGGAAGGCCAAAATTAATGTAACGGCTTCAACAACATTTAGGGATATACAAACAACACCTTCCTTACAAACTACTTATAGGGAAGGGTTTAGTGGTGCTCCTAGGACACTATACGACCCAGATTCCGAAACCGGTTTCAATAGGGTTCAGAATGCTACCTCTTTTTATAGCTGGGGACCCAGATATTCTGATGATTCCTATACGCTGTCCAACGGCACAGTGGTGGATTTGACAGGAGATAAATTTTACAGTCCTTACGATATTTTTAGAACCGGTTTTAATTCCCAAGTAAACGTAAGTATTAGTGGAGCCAATGAAAAATTGGATTACTTCTTGTCCATGGGAAAAGACCAAGAAGATGGGGTTCTTCCAAACACGGATTATGGCAAGAATAATTTTAGGTTTAAGGCAGGATATAAGATTTCTGATCAATTGACATTAAATTCCTCTATCGCCTATACTAAATCTGGTGGACGCAGGGCCAATGGAGGGGATAAATCCGTTATGAGTGCCCTTTCCTATTTTTCAGGGACTTTTCCTATAAACGACTATATGAATGCCGATGGTACAGAAAGGGATTATTCTTTTGGGATAATTGACAACCCTAGGTATTTAATGGAAACAAGTAGCCTAATAGATGATGTAAATAGATGGATAGGAAATGCTACTCTAAATTGGAGTCCTAAGGAATGGGTAAATGTTACCTACGCTGCCCAAATAGATAATTACTCTGACCAAAGAAATAGATATGTTGGTGCAGACCTGGATGGGGGTTCACAGGTTGGCGGCTTTATCTTAAATCAAAACATCAATTTTACAGGTTTGGAATCCAACCTTTTGGTTGCATTTACCAAGGATTGGTCTGACGATTTTACCACAGACCTTACATTGGGACATCAGATTTCCGATTCCAAAAGAGAGTATGCCCAAGCTAGGGGAGAAGGTCTGAACGTGCCAGGTATTAACGAAATAGGGAACACCATTAATTATTTTCTGGACAACAGTGTTACACAATTACGTAACGTTGGTGCCTTTGGAGAATTGAAATTGGGATACAAAGACAAATTGTTCTTGACCGTTACAGGTAGGAATGACTGGTTGTCTACCTTGCCCAAAGAAAATAGATCGTTCTTTTATCCATCCGCCAGTTTGGCCTATGATGTTTCCGATGTATTTGGAGACAATGATGTCTTTACTTTTGGTAAACTTAGGGCTTCCTGGGCCGAGGTAGGTAAAGGACCCGGTTTTGGCGATGTTGGCCAGTATTTTGTAGTGGATGGGGACTTTCCGTTTGGTAGCGCCGGTGGATATAGGAGAAGTACCTTATTGGGAGATTTGGATATAGTTCCGGAACGTAACCAATCTACAGAATTTGGTGCGGACCTTAGATTTATGAAAGATAGGATCAGATTGGATTATGCCTACTACAAAACACGTGTTAAAGATCAGATATTCACCGTTGGAACCGCTTATTCTTCTGGACTTTCAGGAATAACAAGAAATGCAGGGGACTACGAGGTATTTGGACATGAATTGTTGGTTAGTGCGGACATTATTAGAAGCAAGGATTTTAGATGGGAATTAATTCTTAACTGGTCTACCAGTGAAGGAAAGGTTTTGGAAATTCCAGAGGATATTGAGTCTATTATTTTTGCGGATTCAGGGTTTGCCGGAATTACTTCGGAAATTAGGGCCGGAGACAAAATGGGGAATCTTTATGGATATAAATGGAGATACGAAGATGGTCAAAGGTATTTGGATGCCGATGGATTTCCAGAAATTGTATTGGATGAAAGGGTGAAGGTTGGAAATGCCTTTCCGGACTTCATTTCTTCCTTGGGCAGTAATTTTAAATGGAAGGGAATAGGATTCAATTTCTTATTGGAATATAAGGAAGGTGGGGATCTTTATGATTCCGGTCTTAGAAATTCTATTAGAAATGGTAATCCTTTGAGTACTTTGGTCAGGGATGAAGAGGTAGTCTTGGAAGGAGTAATGGACAATGGTAGCGGAGGTTATACTGCTAACACCACACCAGCTTTGATTGATCAGAATTATTATAGAAATTCAAATGTCTATAACAGGGCGGCTGAAGTATTGGTACAGGATGCATCTTGGGTTAAATTGCGCAATGTTAGTTTGTCCTATGACATGGACAATAAATTTACTAGGGACCTTAAAATGGAGAAGCTAAGCCTTTCTGTTAGTGCATCCAATATTCTTGTATGGACCCCATTTGATGGTTATGACCCAGAAGGAAACCAGTATAGTGCCGGTAGCAACGTTTACGGTTTTACAGGACTTAGCGTTCCGTTGAGCCAAAGCTACTCTTTCGGTCTAAATATTTCATTCTAA
- a CDS encoding M28 family metallopeptidase translates to MFKDFYKRGFYIILLIVALWVNFSMAQEEITEKELKDHILFLTSDKNSGRYPGGKINKKIVRYITKDFKKSGIAPIMKSYKQPFLAQLRVKKVELPKNAVETWNVIGLIEGNDPLLKNEYIVLGAHYDHLGMGGGPSSKSDKIGIHHGADDNASGTSALLEIGEMLMAHKTELKRSVLLVAFGAEEQGLLGSKYFVDNPVVPLLQIKLMINMDMVGRLNDAKQVYMGGAGTFPGGEELMKDLGPPLGLSPVVHAGSVGGSDHVSFYKKNISVLGIHTGGHPQYHTPEDTVDLINFEGQKQVCQYIFNAIMKVGSTPYDMKFIPQGD, encoded by the coding sequence ATGTTTAAGGATTTTTACAAAAGGGGATTTTACATCATTTTACTTATAGTTGCATTATGGGTGAATTTTTCAATGGCCCAAGAAGAAATTACGGAAAAGGAATTAAAAGACCATATTTTATTCTTGACATCGGATAAAAATTCGGGGAGATATCCCGGGGGAAAAATCAACAAAAAGATTGTTAGGTATATAACAAAGGATTTTAAAAAGTCGGGGATAGCTCCTATTATGAAATCCTATAAGCAGCCGTTTTTGGCCCAATTAAGGGTGAAGAAAGTGGAGTTGCCCAAAAATGCCGTTGAGACATGGAATGTTATAGGCCTTATAGAAGGTAACGATCCATTATTGAAGAATGAATATATTGTATTGGGTGCCCATTATGACCATTTGGGCATGGGGGGCGGACCGTCATCAAAGTCCGATAAAATTGGGATACACCATGGTGCAGATGATAACGCCAGCGGGACTTCAGCTCTATTGGAAATAGGGGAGATGCTAATGGCCCACAAGACCGAGTTAAAAAGAAGTGTTTTGTTGGTCGCTTTTGGAGCAGAAGAACAGGGACTATTGGGCAGCAAATATTTTGTGGACAATCCTGTTGTACCATTATTACAGATTAAATTAATGATCAATATGGATATGGTGGGCAGGTTAAACGATGCCAAGCAGGTTTATATGGGCGGAGCCGGAACCTTTCCAGGGGGAGAAGAGTTAATGAAGGATTTGGGGCCTCCATTGGGCTTGTCGCCAGTAGTACATGCCGGCTCTGTAGGAGGATCGGATCATGTTTCCTTTTATAAAAAAAATATTTCCGTACTAGGAATCCATACAGGTGGGCATCCACAATACCATACCCCTGAGGATACGGTTGACCTGATTAACTTTGAGGGTCAAAAACAGGTTTGCCAGTATATATTTAATGCCATTATGAAAGTGGGTTCAACACCTTATGACATGAAATTTATTCCGCAAGGGGATTAG